The Pseudomonas azotoformans genome has a segment encoding these proteins:
- a CDS encoding DUF2946 domain-containing protein gives MKLSHPDRSLIAWALYFCVLMNLFVCGLGHGQMMGQELNGIGGAFCSVDGKPAPLSDKGLGSPSSSNISNYFACPVCNALTVALVFLVGLAWLLGLGQTPRPAHERRNKAPPRYSWPSANPRASPAF, from the coding sequence ATGAAATTGAGCCACCCCGACCGTTCCCTGATTGCCTGGGCCCTGTACTTCTGCGTGCTGATGAACCTGTTCGTCTGCGGTTTGGGGCATGGGCAGATGATGGGCCAGGAGCTGAATGGCATCGGCGGGGCGTTCTGTTCGGTGGACGGCAAGCCAGCGCCACTTTCCGACAAAGGGTTGGGCAGCCCGTCTTCCAGCAACATCTCGAACTACTTTGCCTGCCCGGTCTGCAACGCCTTGACGGTCGCCCTGGTGTTTTTGGTCGGCCTGGCCTGGTTGCTCGGCCTGGGACAAACCCCGCGCCCGGCTCATGAGCGGCGCAACAAGGCGCCGCCGCGCTATTCCTGGCCGTCGGCCAACCCCCGCGCTTCCCCCGCATTCTGA